A genomic window from Parvularcula sp. LCG005 includes:
- the nuoG gene encoding NADH-quinone oxidoreductase subunit NuoG, giving the protein MTELRTIKVNGREIDVDPNLTLLQACEAAGEEIPRFCYHERLSIAGNCRMCLIEVKGGPPKPVASCAQNVKDLRPGPEGQPPEMFTNTPMVKKAREGVMEFLLINHPLDCPICDQGGECDLQDQAVAYGRGESRFEENKRAVEEKYMGPLIKTIMTRCIQCTRCVRFATEVAGVNDLGLVNRGENAEITTYLEKAVGSELTGNLIDVCPVGALTSKPYAFTARPWELRKTETIDVMDALGTNIRVDSRGREVLRILPRIHNDVNEEWLSDKGRFIWDGLKKRRLDRPYVRVNGKLQAASWSEAFAAIKARLDMTASDKIGALVGDLVPAEAIKALKDLTDALGTPHRDCRQDGSMMGVLPDGGEAPRSTYTFGSTVAAIDEADVILLVGTNPRVEAPVLNARIRRNFLDKMDLKIGLVGGAEDLTYGYTHLGSDPSAIGKLDSDFFQALLDAKKPMIIVGAAAFGGETGSAMMNAVLSLAGQVGAITPEWNGFNVLQTAASRVGALDLGFVPGAGGKSFHQILDAAETGDIEFVYNLGADECDTDKLSKAFVVYQGHHGDAGARTADVILPGAAYTEQSGMYVNTEGRVQLAQRAYFPFGEAREDWSILRALSGVLGKTLPYDDIFALRQAMMEDNSSFVSIGSVSPAMSPDAGVYQSGEGELPASFRPAFGNYYLANPIARASETMRACVEAYAPTARLAAE; this is encoded by the coding sequence ATGACCGAACTCCGCACGATCAAAGTCAATGGCCGCGAGATCGATGTCGATCCCAATCTCACCCTGCTGCAGGCCTGCGAGGCCGCCGGTGAGGAAATCCCGCGTTTCTGCTACCACGAACGGCTGTCGATCGCCGGCAATTGCCGCATGTGCCTGATCGAGGTCAAAGGCGGGCCACCCAAGCCGGTCGCCTCCTGCGCGCAGAATGTCAAAGATTTGCGCCCCGGACCGGAAGGCCAGCCGCCGGAGATGTTCACCAACACACCGATGGTGAAGAAGGCCCGCGAAGGGGTGATGGAGTTCCTGCTCATCAACCACCCGCTGGACTGCCCGATCTGTGACCAGGGCGGGGAGTGTGACCTGCAGGACCAGGCTGTGGCCTATGGCCGTGGCGAATCGCGGTTCGAAGAGAACAAGCGCGCGGTCGAAGAAAAATATATGGGCCCGCTGATCAAGACGATCATGACCCGCTGTATCCAGTGCACGCGTTGCGTCCGTTTCGCGACGGAAGTCGCGGGCGTGAACGATCTTGGCCTCGTCAATCGCGGCGAGAATGCCGAGATCACGACCTACCTTGAAAAGGCGGTCGGCTCTGAGCTCACCGGCAATCTGATTGACGTCTGTCCGGTCGGCGCGCTGACCTCCAAGCCTTACGCGTTCACCGCGCGTCCTTGGGAGCTGCGCAAGACCGAGACCATTGATGTGATGGACGCGCTGGGCACGAATATCCGAGTCGATAGCCGGGGCCGTGAAGTGCTTCGCATCCTGCCGCGCATTCACAACGATGTGAACGAGGAATGGCTGTCCGATAAGGGCCGGTTCATCTGGGATGGCCTGAAGAAGCGTCGGCTTGACCGGCCCTATGTCCGTGTGAACGGCAAATTGCAGGCCGCGAGCTGGTCTGAGGCCTTTGCCGCGATCAAGGCCCGCCTCGACATGACGGCCTCCGACAAGATCGGTGCGCTGGTTGGCGACCTTGTGCCAGCCGAAGCCATCAAGGCGCTGAAGGACCTCACCGATGCCCTCGGCACGCCGCACCGCGACTGTCGTCAGGATGGCTCGATGATGGGGGTCCTGCCGGACGGCGGCGAAGCCCCGCGCAGCACCTACACCTTTGGCTCAACTGTTGCCGCGATCGATGAGGCCGATGTCATTCTGCTGGTCGGCACCAATCCGCGCGTCGAAGCCCCTGTCCTGAATGCCCGCATCCGCCGGAATTTCCTCGACAAGATGGATCTGAAGATTGGCCTGGTGGGCGGCGCGGAGGATCTGACCTACGGCTATACCCATCTCGGGTCCGACCCGTCGGCGATCGGCAAGCTGGACAGTGATTTCTTCCAGGCCCTGCTTGATGCGAAAAAGCCGATGATCATTGTCGGTGCCGCCGCCTTTGGTGGTGAGACCGGCAGCGCGATGATGAACGCTGTCCTTTCTCTGGCGGGCCAGGTCGGTGCGATCACACCGGAATGGAATGGCTTCAACGTTCTGCAGACCGCGGCATCGCGCGTCGGCGCGCTCGACCTTGGGTTCGTGCCCGGGGCTGGCGGAAAATCCTTCCACCAGATCCTCGATGCGGCCGAGACCGGCGACATTGAATTTGTCTACAATCTGGGTGCCGATGAGTGCGACACCGACAAGCTGTCCAAGGCGTTCGTTGTCTATCAGGGACACCATGGTGACGCCGGCGCCCGCACGGCAGACGTTATCCTGCCTGGTGCCGCGTACACTGAGCAGTCAGGCATGTACGTCAACACTGAAGGTCGCGTTCAATTGGCCCAGCGCGCCTACTTCCCATTTGGTGAAGCGCGCGAAGACTGGTCCATTCTGCGCGCACTGTCCGGCGTGCTCGGCAAGACCTTGCCCTATGATGACATCTTCGCCCTTCGTCAGGCGATGATGGAGGACAACTCCTCCTTCGTCAGCATTGGCTCGGTCTCACCGGCGATGAGCCCTGATGCCGGTGTCTATCAATCGGGTGAAGGCGAGCTTCCAGCATCGTTCCGGCCGGCCTTTGGCAATTACTACCTCGCCAACCCCATCGCACGGGCCAGTGAGACGATGCGGGCCTGTGTTGAGGCCTATGCGCCGACCGCGCGCCTTGCAGCTGAATAA
- the nuoH gene encoding NADH-quinone oxidoreductase subunit NuoH has protein sequence MDFNFLVERNWDAPVFATLITGLQILALVLILLVGVAFLILFDRKVWAAVQMRKGPNVVGAFGLLQSFADLTKFLLKEVIIPAGADKTVFIIAPFITALLAMISWAVVPVGDNLVVADINVGILYLFAISSLGVYGIIMGGWASNSKYPFLGSLRSAAQMVSYEVSLGFIIISVLLLVGSMNLTDIVESQDRGLGILNWHFIPLFPLFVMFFISALAETNRPPFDLPEAESELVAGYQVEYSSSLYLLFMLGEYLNIVLMCAMTTILFLGGWHSPVGNFLGLDAIGPIWFALKVVFMFFMFAMVKAIVPRYRYDQLMRIGWKLFLPTSILYLLGVAAFLIFFPDVADMFQSWRAN, from the coding sequence ATGGACTTCAATTTTCTCGTCGAGCGCAACTGGGATGCCCCGGTTTTCGCCACCCTGATCACGGGTCTTCAGATCCTCGCGCTGGTGCTGATCCTTCTGGTCGGCGTCGCCTTTCTTATCCTGTTCGACCGCAAGGTCTGGGCCGCGGTACAGATGCGAAAGGGACCGAACGTGGTGGGGGCCTTTGGCCTGCTGCAGTCCTTCGCTGACCTGACGAAATTCCTTCTCAAGGAAGTCATTATTCCGGCGGGGGCGGACAAGACGGTTTTCATCATCGCGCCGTTCATCACGGCGCTGCTCGCCATGATTTCTTGGGCGGTGGTGCCGGTCGGAGACAATCTGGTGGTGGCGGACATCAATGTCGGCATCCTCTATTTGTTCGCGATCTCCTCCCTTGGGGTCTACGGGATCATCATGGGCGGCTGGGCGTCGAACTCGAAATATCCCTTCCTCGGTTCGCTCCGGTCAGCGGCGCAGATGGTGTCCTACGAGGTCTCTTTGGGTTTCATCATCATCTCCGTCCTGCTGCTCGTCGGTTCGATGAATCTCACCGACATCGTGGAAAGCCAGGACCGGGGCCTTGGTATTCTGAACTGGCATTTCATCCCGCTCTTCCCGCTCTTCGTGATGTTCTTCATCTCGGCGCTGGCGGAAACGAACCGTCCGCCCTTCGACCTGCCTGAAGCCGAATCGGAACTCGTGGCCGGCTACCAAGTGGAATATTCCTCGTCGCTGTACCTGCTCTTCATGCTCGGCGAGTATCTCAACATCGTCCTGATGTGCGCGATGACGACGATCCTGTTCCTGGGCGGCTGGCATTCGCCGGTGGGCAATTTCCTCGGCCTTGATGCGATCGGACCGATCTGGTTTGCCCTCAAGGTGGTCTTCATGTTCTTCATGTTCGCCATGGTGAAAGCCATCGTGCCGCGTTACCGCTATGACCAGCTGATGCGGATTGGATGGAAGCTGTTCCTGCCGACATCGATACTGTACCTGTTGGGTGTCGCCGCGTTCCTGATCTTCTTCCCCGATGTCGCCGACATGTTCCAAAGCTGGAGGGCTAACTGA
- the nuoI gene encoding NADH-quinone oxidoreductase subunit NuoI: protein MSRIAQALKGALLADFVSAFFLAMKYYFRPKFTVNYPFERGPVSPRFRGEHALRRYPNGEERCIACKLCEAVCPAQAITIDAEEREDGSRRTTRYDIDMTKCIYCGFCQEACPVDAIVEGPNLEFATETREELFYDKERLIANGDRWERQIAKNLELDAPYR from the coding sequence ATGTCTCGAATTGCCCAAGCACTCAAAGGCGCGCTGCTGGCTGATTTTGTCAGCGCGTTCTTTCTGGCCATGAAGTATTATTTCCGGCCGAAATTCACGGTGAACTATCCGTTTGAGCGCGGGCCTGTCTCGCCGCGTTTCCGGGGTGAACACGCCCTGCGCCGCTATCCGAACGGGGAAGAGCGCTGCATTGCCTGCAAGCTGTGTGAGGCTGTCTGCCCAGCGCAGGCGATCACCATTGATGCCGAAGAACGTGAAGACGGCTCCCGCCGGACCACACGCTACGACATCGACATGACCAAGTGCATCTATTGCGGCTTCTGTCAGGAGGCCTGCCCGGTGGACGCTATTGTCGAGGGGCCGAACCTCGAATTTGCGACCGAGACCCGCGAAGAGCTGTTCTACGACAAGGAACGGCTGATCGCCAATGGCGACCGCTGGGAGCGTCAGATCGCCAAGAATCTCGAGCTCGACGCGCCTTACCGGTAA
- the galU gene encoding UTP--glucose-1-phosphate uridylyltransferase GalU: MSSPSKIRKAVIPVAGFGTRVLPATKSIPKELLTVVDRPLIQYVVDEAREAGIEHIVFVTGRGKGAIEDYFDHQVELESALQAKNKTAIYNETMQSVLPAGGCSFTRQQQPLGLGHAIWCARDIVGDEPFAVLLPDVIVKGEKGCLKQMVDKYEAGANIIAVEEVPHEDVNKYGIIAPKGDATGSKIEMSGMVEKPDVDKAPSNLSIMGRYILQPEVFGILANTGKGAGGEIQLTDAMAELMNDQPFFAVTYEGESHDCGSKLGFVKANIAFAMGRDEFASDLKDWIKSYV; this comes from the coding sequence ATGTCCAGCCCGAGCAAGATCCGCAAAGCCGTCATTCCCGTTGCCGGTTTCGGCACGCGTGTTCTGCCCGCGACCAAGTCCATCCCGAAAGAATTGCTGACGGTCGTGGATCGCCCGCTGATCCAGTACGTGGTCGATGAAGCCCGTGAAGCCGGTATTGAACACATCGTGTTCGTGACAGGCCGCGGAAAAGGCGCCATCGAAGACTATTTCGATCATCAGGTCGAACTGGAATCCGCGCTGCAGGCCAAGAACAAAACGGCCATCTATAACGAGACGATGCAGTCGGTCCTGCCGGCAGGCGGTTGCTCGTTCACGCGCCAGCAACAGCCGCTCGGCCTCGGCCACGCCATCTGGTGCGCCCGCGATATCGTGGGTGACGAGCCGTTCGCCGTTCTCCTGCCCGACGTCATCGTCAAGGGCGAGAAAGGCTGCCTGAAACAGATGGTCGACAAATACGAAGCGGGTGCGAACATTATCGCCGTCGAGGAAGTCCCCCATGAGGACGTCAACAAATACGGCATCATCGCGCCCAAAGGCGACGCGACAGGCTCTAAAATCGAAATGTCGGGAATGGTGGAGAAGCCGGACGTCGACAAGGCGCCGTCAAACCTGTCCATCATGGGCCGGTATATTCTGCAGCCAGAAGTCTTTGGCATCCTCGCCAATACCGGCAAAGGCGCAGGCGGCGAGATCCAGCTGACCGATGCCATGGCGGAACTGATGAACGACCAGCCGTTCTTTGCCGTCACCTATGAGGGTGAAAGTCATGATTGCGGGTCGAAACTGGGCTTCGTGAAAGCGAATATCGCCTTCGCCATGGGTCGCGACGAGTTCGCCAGCGACCTGAAAGACTGGATCAAATCCTACGTCTGA
- a CDS encoding TrkH family potassium uptake protein, with translation MKDFAPVIRVIGILLLILAVMMIPLVLFDVIRHERGLPAIEWAMFTSIFLGSLCVVVGYKPGEFFLDRRQAFLLTTASWFVLPAVAAIPFLGAGMSMVDAYFEAASGFTTTGATVLTDLDTLPAALLFWRSFLQWIGGIGIIVMALFMLPFMRVAGMQLFRTESSDTSDKVLASSTDLIRTIGAIYLGMTIVCAIIYGLLGMTAFDAVNHAMTTVSTGGYSTHDSSFGYFQNMALQWVAIVFMVLAAIPFVIYVRALNLATLNFTSDAQVPLFLWMLGLTTLGVGLSLAYLDDMAIGEALTAAAFNIVSVVTTTGYATVDYTQWGNWAVGLFFLLTVVGGCSGSTSGGIKMYRFQILYLLIMSHLKGLVSPSRVTPINYNGRHIETDLIQSILSFLIIFMVLIALVAAALTMMGLDLLTALTAGATSVANVGPGLGPIIGPAGNFAPLPDAAKAILSFAMIAGRLEFFTLMVMLTKAFWVR, from the coding sequence ATGAAAGATTTTGCCCCGGTCATCCGGGTTATCGGGATCCTGCTGCTCATCCTTGCGGTGATGATGATCCCGCTGGTTCTGTTTGATGTTATTCGTCACGAGCGCGGGCTGCCCGCCATTGAATGGGCCATGTTCACGTCCATTTTTCTGGGATCGCTTTGCGTTGTGGTGGGCTACAAGCCAGGCGAATTCTTTCTCGATCGCCGCCAGGCCTTCCTTCTCACCACGGCCAGCTGGTTCGTGCTGCCTGCGGTCGCTGCCATCCCGTTTCTCGGCGCGGGCATGAGCATGGTGGACGCTTATTTTGAGGCAGCGTCCGGGTTCACGACCACGGGCGCCACCGTCCTGACCGATCTAGATACCCTGCCAGCGGCCCTCCTGTTCTGGCGATCGTTTCTGCAATGGATTGGCGGCATCGGGATTATCGTGATGGCGCTGTTCATGTTGCCCTTCATGCGAGTGGCGGGGATGCAGCTTTTTCGCACCGAGAGCTCCGACACCTCCGACAAGGTGCTGGCCAGTTCCACCGACCTGATCCGCACCATCGGCGCCATCTATCTGGGTATGACGATCGTCTGCGCCATCATCTACGGCCTGCTGGGCATGACTGCATTTGATGCGGTCAATCACGCCATGACGACCGTCTCCACAGGCGGCTATTCAACCCATGACAGCTCTTTTGGCTATTTCCAGAACATGGCGCTGCAATGGGTGGCCATCGTGTTCATGGTGCTCGCCGCCATTCCCTTTGTAATCTATGTCCGCGCGCTCAATCTGGCCACGCTGAACTTCACCTCGGACGCGCAGGTGCCGCTGTTCCTGTGGATGCTGGGCCTGACGACCCTGGGCGTCGGGCTGAGCCTTGCCTATCTCGACGACATGGCAATTGGCGAGGCCCTGACTGCGGCGGCCTTCAACATCGTCTCCGTGGTCACCACCACAGGCTATGCGACCGTCGACTATACCCAGTGGGGCAACTGGGCGGTGGGGTTATTTTTCCTTCTGACCGTCGTCGGAGGCTGCTCGGGCTCTACATCAGGGGGCATCAAGATGTATCGCTTCCAGATCCTGTATTTGCTCATCATGTCCCACCTGAAAGGGCTGGTCAGTCCATCCCGTGTCACGCCGATCAATTATAATGGCAGGCACATCGAGACGGACCTGATCCAGTCGATCCTGTCGTTTCTCATCATTTTCATGGTGTTGATTGCGCTTGTCGCGGCCGCCCTGACCATGATGGGGCTCGACCTGCTGACCGCCCTGACGGCGGGTGCGACCTCAGTTGCCAATGTGGGGCCTGGCCTTGGGCCCATCATCGGACCCGCTGGCAATTTTGCCCCCCTGCCCGATGCCGCCAAAGCGATCCTCAGTTTTGCGATGATTGCCGGGCGGCTCGAATTTTTCACCCTCATGGTCATGCTCACGAAAGCCTTCTGGGTGCGATAG
- a CDS encoding class I SAM-dependent methyltransferase has translation MTETFLSACRACGGSHLTPAFTLGTDNAWAFCGDASGEGGCGLLQRATIGGAKFRHAIPSLSWTEQYRLRGAVAGALEMVTTRDGVALDIGCGNGALLAGYPRWITPIGIDERLERTGPTDWGIGIADDFLADSAQETLSTTAANGFDIITCVDALERTDDPTTFLHHVKSLLARDGVFVLETPYAALALPRTMTSTFHRQSMAVYTLATLERLARNAGFRIVRGQMTESAGGSIRLYLSHDTYHGHDYGPWFEMLARLWDEENALCLKGRAAYHAYQMRLDARAHDVAALKAQMIRGGEHAYVIGTCSRTMGMLQAGDLDYDVISAHIGDVAREGFPEIITDEIARDAAPDVLIAPTWRRRETLESWQEAVMDGTRIVFVEPELLVVDASNYAMELGRALAVTDGPGSVETLRAALSAMRGPKLKVVTPLVAV, from the coding sequence ATGACCGAGACATTCCTTTCCGCTTGCCGTGCATGCGGTGGTTCTCATCTGACCCCCGCTTTTACCCTTGGCACGGACAATGCCTGGGCATTCTGTGGCGATGCGAGTGGTGAGGGCGGTTGTGGTCTTCTGCAGCGGGCGACAATTGGCGGCGCAAAATTCCGTCATGCCATTCCGTCCCTGTCGTGGACGGAACAGTATCGCCTCCGCGGTGCCGTTGCCGGTGCCTTGGAGATGGTCACGACACGCGATGGTGTGGCGCTGGATATTGGCTGCGGCAATGGCGCACTCCTTGCCGGATACCCCCGCTGGATCACCCCTATCGGGATTGATGAACGGCTGGAGCGGACCGGGCCGACGGATTGGGGCATTGGCATTGCCGATGATTTCCTCGCCGACAGCGCGCAGGAGACGCTTTCAACTACAGCGGCCAACGGGTTTGACATCATCACTTGCGTTGATGCGCTGGAGCGGACGGACGATCCGACCACCTTCCTGCATCACGTGAAATCTCTGCTGGCTCGTGACGGCGTCTTTGTCCTTGAGACGCCCTATGCCGCGCTGGCCCTGCCGCGCACAATGACCAGCACCTTCCATCGCCAGTCGATGGCCGTCTATACCCTGGCAACACTGGAGCGCCTGGCGCGCAATGCCGGCTTCCGTATTGTCCGTGGACAGATGACAGAATCCGCCGGCGGTTCCATCCGGCTCTATCTGTCTCATGATACCTATCATGGTCACGACTACGGCCCGTGGTTCGAAATGCTCGCGCGTCTGTGGGATGAGGAGAACGCTCTCTGTCTGAAGGGGCGTGCTGCCTACCACGCCTATCAGATGCGCCTTGACGCACGGGCCCACGATGTGGCCGCCCTGAAAGCCCAGATGATCCGCGGTGGTGAACACGCCTATGTCATCGGTACCTGCTCCCGCACCATGGGCATGCTGCAGGCTGGTGATCTCGACTACGATGTCATCTCCGCCCATATCGGCGATGTCGCGCGGGAAGGTTTCCCTGAAATCATCACTGACGAAATTGCGCGTGATGCAGCCCCCGATGTCCTGATCGCGCCGACCTGGCGCCGCCGCGAGACGTTGGAAAGCTGGCAGGAAGCCGTCATGGATGGCACACGGATCGTGTTCGTGGAGCCTGAACTCTTGGTCGTGGACGCCTCCAACTATGCCATGGAACTGGGACGCGCGCTCGCGGTCACCGACGGACCGGGCAGCGTTGAAACGCTGCGGGCGGCTCTGTCTGCGATGCGCGGTCCGAAGCTGAAAGTCGTCACTCCCCTCGTGGCGGTCTGA
- a CDS encoding TIGR00282 family metallophosphoesterase, with translation MRLLFLGDIMGRTGRTAVAEQLPGLRKAWQVDFVIANAENAAGGFGVTGAIAHSLFEAGVDCITTGNHAFDQKDDISFFDDEPRMLRPANFPRSNPGRGAGLYFTKDDRRVLVIQLHGQRFMNPMDDMIPALEREMSGMSLGHEADAIVVDVHAEATSEKYVIGHYMDGRVSLVCGSHTHVPTADVQVLPGGTAFQADAGMCGDYDSVIGMEKHAPIENMVSKIKSGRMVPASGEATICGIVVDTDDRTGLSTGAWAVRVGGRLAAAAPPAKG, from the coding sequence ATGAGGCTGTTGTTCCTCGGGGATATTATGGGCCGGACCGGCCGCACGGCGGTCGCCGAGCAATTGCCCGGCCTGCGCAAAGCCTGGCAGGTGGATTTTGTCATCGCCAATGCTGAAAACGCGGCGGGGGGCTTCGGTGTCACGGGGGCCATCGCGCACTCACTGTTCGAAGCGGGCGTCGACTGCATCACGACCGGCAACCACGCCTTCGACCAGAAAGACGACATCTCCTTTTTTGATGACGAGCCGCGCATGTTGCGGCCGGCCAATTTCCCGCGGTCCAATCCCGGACGCGGGGCAGGGCTATATTTTACCAAAGACGATCGCCGGGTGCTGGTCATCCAGCTGCATGGCCAGCGGTTCATGAACCCGATGGATGACATGATCCCGGCGCTTGAGCGCGAGATGAGCGGCATGAGCCTCGGGCATGAGGCCGATGCGATCGTCGTCGATGTCCATGCCGAGGCGACGAGTGAGAAATACGTCATCGGCCATTATATGGATGGGCGCGTGAGCCTCGTCTGCGGCAGTCACACCCATGTGCCCACAGCAGATGTACAGGTCCTGCCCGGCGGAACGGCGTTTCAGGCCGACGCTGGCATGTGCGGCGACTATGACAGTGTCATCGGAATGGAGAAGCACGCACCCATCGAGAACATGGTCAGCAAGATCAAATCCGGCCGCATGGTTCCAGCGTCTGGTGAGGCGACGATCTGCGGCATTGTGGTGGATACGGATGACCGGACGGGTCTGTCCACTGGCGCCTGGGCCGTCAGGGTCGGTGGACGCCTGGCCGCCGCGGCGCCGCCAGCGAAAGGCTAG
- a CDS encoding LysR family transcriptional regulator codes for MDRYDDMVVFQLLARTGTISAAAAELNVAPSAVSRRLKALEDRLGVQLVQRTTRKMTLTPSGEAYLAGANSIVGQLDELEGNLQAGAGTLTGTIRMTAPLSFALMALPAVLDSFMRQHPGVVIDLHLSDSRVDLVAEGFDLALRIGELGNSTLKARRLCGIEFALCASPKFLEQHGDIQTPDDLQGLPACIYTGEVQGTIWRWRSPEGGEGQVQVQTIVKANNGDILRELAIHHHGLVCSPRFILRPGLEAGTLIEPFAQYSWGDTSLHAVYPPNDYMPARLRALLDHLADALKGGCSR; via the coding sequence ATGGATCGCTATGATGACATGGTGGTGTTTCAGCTGCTGGCGCGCACGGGCACCATTTCTGCCGCCGCTGCGGAGCTGAACGTGGCACCTTCTGCTGTCAGTCGCCGACTGAAGGCGCTGGAGGATCGTCTCGGGGTCCAGCTGGTCCAGCGGACGACGCGGAAGATGACCCTGACGCCATCGGGTGAAGCCTATCTCGCCGGGGCGAACAGTATCGTCGGACAGCTTGATGAGCTGGAAGGCAATCTGCAGGCCGGCGCGGGCACGCTGACCGGCACCATCCGCATGACCGCGCCATTGTCTTTTGCGCTCATGGCCCTGCCTGCCGTGCTTGACAGCTTCATGCGTCAGCACCCGGGCGTTGTCATCGACCTGCATCTGTCCGACAGCCGCGTTGATCTTGTTGCTGAGGGGTTTGATCTTGCTCTGCGCATTGGAGAGCTTGGCAACTCGACGCTGAAGGCGCGGCGCCTTTGCGGGATCGAATTCGCGCTCTGCGCCTCACCCAAATTTCTCGAGCAGCATGGCGATATTCAGACGCCGGATGATCTTCAGGGGCTGCCCGCCTGTATCTATACGGGGGAAGTCCAGGGGACCATCTGGCGCTGGCGCTCGCCCGAGGGGGGCGAAGGGCAGGTGCAGGTCCAGACCATCGTCAAGGCCAATAATGGCGACATCCTGCGTGAGCTCGCGATCCATCATCACGGTCTCGTTTGCTCGCCGCGGTTCATCCTGCGGCCGGGACTGGAAGCGGGCACGCTTATCGAGCCGTTTGCCCAGTACAGCTGGGGCGACACCAGTCTGCATGCTGTCTATCCGCCCAATGATTACATGCCAGCGCGGCTGCGGGCACTTCTCGACCATCTGGCCGATGCGCTGAAAGGCGGCTGTAGCCGTTAA
- a CDS encoding sialidase family protein, whose protein sequence is MFIIAAALLALTITPPAKETPPFTVADDLYDQKQAETLGLGTVPGAETATIFRATPEAGYNHAAVLFPFKGKLYAMWQSSTQDEDAEDTRVLYASSADRLEWSAPLVLSVPQERGIMTSGGWWQAGDELVAYLLVWPDDPSTPRGGYTVYRTSVDGEAWSDPAPVLTAGGEPLNGIIEQDLRALPSGRLLTAVHEQPGLLLSPYYTDDPTGLGGWTRGEMENLPHKEDMTREIEPSWFLRADGSIVMVFRDQDSSFQKLAAVSHDDGAHWTTPELTNMLDSRSKQSTGNLPDGTAFQVSNPTGSKKRWPLVITLSDDGFWFDRAFLVRGGDDMPPLRHEGKYKRQGYSYPKSVIWNDHLYIAYGTNKEDIEVTRLPLTALTLP, encoded by the coding sequence ATGTTCATAATCGCAGCCGCTCTTCTTGCCCTGACAATCACCCCGCCCGCGAAAGAGACGCCGCCCTTCACCGTCGCCGATGATCTTTATGACCAGAAGCAGGCGGAGACCCTCGGGCTGGGAACCGTCCCCGGCGCCGAAACCGCGACAATCTTCAGGGCGACGCCAGAGGCAGGCTACAACCACGCCGCCGTTCTTTTCCCCTTCAAGGGAAAGCTATATGCCATGTGGCAGAGCTCGACGCAGGATGAGGACGCGGAAGATACCCGCGTGCTTTATGCCTCAAGCGCCGATAGGCTCGAATGGTCTGCACCACTGGTCCTCAGCGTCCCACAGGAACGGGGCATCATGACCAGCGGCGGTTGGTGGCAGGCAGGTGATGAGCTCGTCGCCTATCTTCTTGTCTGGCCGGACGATCCCTCCACACCGCGCGGCGGCTACACCGTGTACCGCACTTCTGTTGACGGTGAGGCATGGTCCGACCCGGCCCCCGTCCTGACAGCAGGTGGCGAACCGCTCAACGGTATTATTGAGCAGGATCTGCGCGCCCTGCCCTCTGGCCGTCTGCTGACTGCCGTTCATGAGCAGCCGGGGCTCCTGCTCTCTCCATACTACACCGACGACCCGACGGGCCTTGGTGGCTGGACCCGGGGCGAGATGGAAAACCTTCCTCACAAGGAAGACATGACCCGGGAGATTGAACCAAGTTGGTTTTTGCGCGCCGATGGCAGCATCGTCATGGTTTTTCGCGATCAGGACAGCAGCTTTCAGAAACTGGCGGCGGTCAGCCATGATGATGGTGCGCACTGGACCACGCCGGAACTGACCAACATGCTCGATTCCCGCTCCAAGCAGAGTACGGGCAACCTGCCCGACGGAACAGCCTTCCAGGTCAGCAACCCGACTGGCAGCAAGAAACGCTGGCCCCTTGTCATTACGCTGAGTGATGACGGCTTCTGGTTCGATCGCGCCTTTCTGGTACGCGGCGGGGACGACATGCCGCCACTTCGCCATGAAGGGAAGTACAAGCGCCAGGGCTACAGCTATCCCAAATCGGTGATCTGGAACGATCACCTCTACATCGCCTACGGCACCAACAAGGAAGATATCGAGGTGACACGCCTGCCCCTGACGGCGCTGACCCTACCTTAA
- a CDS encoding GrpB family protein, translating to MKRLVPHDPHWAALFEGEAETLSGRLGPTLVQAHHIGSTAIPLIPAKPVIDILLEVTSVMAVDRHARDFTAMGYEVRGEYGIRRRRYFSKRAGANYPGFHVHAYQVGDPEILRHVAFCRYLQMKPEIAAEYAELKSTLCDADGVLFANFQDEKKPWVDEMAQKALRFLTQEIGEKTPCS from the coding sequence ATGAAACGCCTTGTTCCCCACGACCCCCACTGGGCCGCCCTTTTTGAGGGTGAAGCCGAGACGCTATCTGGTCGGCTTGGCCCAACGCTGGTTCAGGCGCACCACATCGGCAGCACAGCCATTCCGCTCATACCGGCAAAGCCGGTCATCGACATTCTCCTCGAAGTGACATCGGTCATGGCCGTGGACAGGCATGCGCGCGACTTCACCGCAATGGGTTATGAAGTGCGCGGAGAATACGGCATCAGGCGTCGCAGATATTTCAGCAAACGCGCAGGGGCCAATTACCCCGGCTTTCATGTGCACGCCTATCAAGTCGGCGACCCCGAGATCCTGCGCCATGTCGCGTTTTGCCGATACCTGCAGATGAAGCCGGAAATTGCGGCCGAATATGCCGAGCTGAAAAGTACGCTTTGCGACGCTGACGGCGTTCTTTTCGCCAATTTTCAGGACGAGAAAAAACCTTGGGTCGATGAAATGGCGCAGAAGGCTCTGCGCTTCCTCACCCAAGAGATTGGTGAGAAGACCCCATGTTCATAA